In Erwinia sp. SLM-02, one genomic interval encodes:
- a CDS encoding L-ribulose-5-phosphate 3-epimerase translates to MRQHPLGIYEKALPAHLSWPERLALAKACGFDFVEMSVDETDARLARLDWTKAQRLSLVDAMIETGVSIPSMCLSGHRRFPFGSRDPAIRQQAYDLMDRAIQLAKDTGIRTIQLAGYDVYYESHDEGTVTRFAEGLAWAVERAAAAQVMLAVEIMDTEFMNSISKWKHWDRQLASPWFTVYPDVGNLSAWGNDVSAELALGIDRIAAIHLKDTLPVTNDSPGQFRDVPFGEGCVDFVSVFRTLKQINYRGAFLIEMWTEKAEEPVAEIVQARRWIEQKMQEGGLL, encoded by the coding sequence ATGCGTCAGCACCCGTTAGGTATTTATGAAAAAGCCCTGCCCGCGCATCTGAGCTGGCCGGAACGTCTGGCGCTGGCGAAGGCCTGCGGCTTTGACTTTGTTGAGATGTCGGTGGATGAAACCGATGCCCGCCTGGCGCGCCTGGACTGGACCAAGGCCCAGCGCCTGTCGCTGGTGGACGCGATGATTGAAACCGGGGTCAGTATCCCCTCGATGTGCCTTTCCGGCCATCGCCGCTTCCCGTTTGGCAGCCGCGATCCGGCCATTCGCCAGCAGGCATACGATCTGATGGATCGCGCCATCCAGCTGGCAAAGGATACCGGCATCCGCACCATCCAGCTGGCGGGCTATGACGTTTATTACGAATCGCACGATGAAGGCACCGTCACCCGCTTCGCCGAAGGGCTGGCCTGGGCCGTTGAACGCGCGGCGGCGGCGCAGGTAATGCTGGCGGTGGAAATCATGGACACCGAGTTTATGAACTCCATCAGCAAGTGGAAGCACTGGGATCGTCAGCTGGCCTCGCCGTGGTTCACCGTCTACCCGGACGTCGGCAACCTCAGCGCCTGGGGCAATGACGTCAGCGCCGAGCTGGCGCTGGGCATCGATCGCATCGCCGCCATTCATCTGAAGGACACCCTGCCGGTGACCAATGATTCGCCGGGCCAGTTCCGCGACGTGCCGTTTGGCGAAGGCTGCGTCGATTTTGTCAGCGTGTTCCGCACGCTGAAGCAGATTAACTATCGCGGCGCGTTCCTGATTGAGATGTGGACCGAAAAAGCCGAAGAGCCTGTGGCCGAGATCGTGCAGGCGCGGCGCTGGATTGAACAAAAAATGCAGGAAGGAGGATTACTGTGA